In one Chlamydia sp. BM-2023 genomic region, the following are encoded:
- the pcnB gene encoding polynucleotide adenylyltransferase PcnB has product MVCDNKTLLRRGLELFRKISKSAPTPIIYSAADHNIKLQDFSPHALSVIKTLRKAGHKAYIVGGCIRDLLLNTTPKDFDISTSAKPEEIKAVFKNCILVGKRFRLAHIRFSNQIIEVSTFRSGSTDEDCLITKDNLWGTAEEDVLRRDFTINGLFYDPSEETIIDYTGGVSDLQKRYLRTIGDPFVRFKQDPVRMLRLLKILARTPFTVDPRTLEALQECRYELIKSSQARVFEELIKMLSSGVSSEFFKLLVKYQILEILFPYMDKAFRLNQILEEQTFACLDILDEKILGKKHNYDRHQLMAIFLFPIVNFNVRYKHRLHPSLSLTSVFDYIKNFLGKFFADSFTSCSKKNFILTALVLQMQYRLTPLVPTKKIHFFNRKFLNHVRFSEALSLLEIRSLVYPKLDKIYSAWIRHYQALQCKKEISS; this is encoded by the coding sequence ATGGTCTGTGACAACAAAACTCTCTTGCGTAGAGGCTTAGAATTGTTTAGAAAAATTTCTAAATCTGCACCCACTCCAATTATTTATTCAGCTGCCGATCACAACATCAAACTTCAAGACTTTTCCCCTCACGCACTATCTGTAATCAAAACTTTAAGAAAAGCTGGTCATAAAGCCTATATCGTCGGTGGGTGTATTCGTGATTTATTACTCAACACCACCCCCAAAGACTTTGACATTTCAACATCGGCAAAACCCGAGGAAATCAAAGCAGTTTTTAAAAATTGTATATTAGTTGGAAAACGCTTCAGATTAGCCCATATTCGTTTTTCCAATCAAATTATCGAAGTCTCTACTTTCCGATCAGGAAGTACTGACGAAGATTGCTTAATTACGAAGGATAACCTCTGGGGAACAGCTGAAGAAGATGTTCTAAGAAGAGATTTTACAATCAATGGTCTTTTCTACGATCCTTCGGAAGAAACAATCATAGATTATACCGGTGGTGTTAGCGACTTACAAAAACGTTATTTGCGTACTATCGGGGATCCCTTTGTTCGCTTTAAACAAGATCCTGTAAGAATGCTAAGATTATTAAAAATTCTTGCAAGAACACCATTCACTGTTGACCCAAGAACGTTAGAAGCCCTTCAAGAGTGCCGCTACGAATTAATTAAAAGCTCTCAGGCTCGTGTTTTTGAAGAACTTATTAAAATGCTCAGTTCAGGAGTTTCCTCTGAGTTTTTCAAATTATTAGTTAAATATCAGATCTTAGAAATTCTTTTTCCTTACATGGATAAAGCTTTTCGTTTGAATCAAATTTTAGAAGAGCAAACGTTCGCCTGTTTAGATATTTTAGACGAGAAGATTTTAGGGAAAAAACATAATTATGACCGCCATCAGCTCATGGCTATATTTTTATTCCCAATTGTAAACTTTAACGTACGTTATAAGCATCGGCTACACCCGAGCCTTTCGCTAACTTCGGTTTTTGATTATATTAAAAATTTCTTAGGGAAATTCTTCGCTGATTCCTTCACTAGCTGCTCTAAAAAAAACTTCATTTTAACGGCGCTCGTTTTGCAAATGCAATATCGCTTAACACCCTTAGTTCCAACGAAAAAAATCCATTTCTTTAACCGTAAGTTTTTAAACCACGTACGTTTTTCAGAGGCGCTTTCCTTATTAGAAATTCGTAGCCTTGTTTATCCAAAACTAGATAAAATATATTCTGCTTGGATTCGACACTACCAGGCTTTACAATGTAAAAAGGAAATTTCTTCTTAA